One genomic window of Tachypleus tridentatus isolate NWPU-2018 chromosome 12, ASM421037v1, whole genome shotgun sequence includes the following:
- the LOC143234654 gene encoding leucine-rich repeat flightless-interacting protein 2-like isoform X4 yields the protein MEQLIPAVLYFRNYRNFKAEARLAARRQARAEAREIRMRELEKQQKEADQQSDKHYEILNEPSRGRTGREGRSSSFVSNTSSYASSRRSSEDISDENTRELKHQLQDLDKKFKKAMISNAQLDNEKSSLTYNVDTLKDEVQEMEENYIQAQKDYKEKSRAYDQLNRYFKEMKEEVEFLKESLKQRDELIEDYGLVLVGGEETLVNGDVNANSSRNTPDSSTPVLLGRAALVSEEAAQILEEGGEGSLDMKLKKLAERKQDLLDEINRMKLDLEEERQKTARMEQITLVHGPHSNGPEMKLLDIQRETNKQVSDYKFKLKKLEQENTTLQSNLSRLESQVTRYKSAAENGEKVEDELKAEKRKLQREVRDAHARIEELETANAHLQKRIDKLKSSRNVVVT from the exons gCAGAGGCTAGATTAGCTGCACGGAGGCAGGCACGTGCAGAGGCCAGAGAGATCCGAATGCGTGAGTTAGAGAAGCAACAAAAAGAG gCAGACCAGCAGAGTGATAAACACTATGAAATACTCAATGAACCATCACGAGGGAGAACTGGTCGAGAG GGAAGGTCATCATCATTTGTTTCAAATACTTCATCTTATGCAAGCTCTAGACGCAGCAGTGAAGACATAAGTGATGAAAATACTAGAGAGTTAAAG CATCAGTTACAAGATTTAGACAAGAAGTTTAAGAAAGCCATGATCAGTAATGCACAACTTGATAATGAAAAATCATCTCTCACTTACAATGTTGACACTTTGAAAGATGAAGTACAAGAAATGGAAGAAAATTATATTCAGGCACAAAAAGATTATAAAGAGAAGTCCAGG GCATATGATCAGCTAAATAGATACTTCAAAGAAATGAAGGAAgaagttgaatttttaaaagaaagcttAAAACAAAGGGATGAATTAATAGAG GATTATGGACTGGTCTTAGTGGGAGGAGAGGAAACTCTCGTTAATGGAGATGTTAATGCTAACAGTTCTAGGAATACACCAGACAGTTCAACTCCAGTGTTATTGGGCAGAGCTGCCTTAGTTTCTGAAGAAGCTGCCCAGATTTTAGAAGAAGGAGGAGAAGGATCTCTCG ATATGAAGTTGAAAAAACTAGCAGAGAGAAAACAGGATCTGCTAGATGAA ATTAATAGGATGAAACTGGATTTGGAAGAAGAAAGGCAAAAGACAGCTAGAATGGAACAAATTACACTAGTACATGGTCCTCACTCTAATGGTCCTGAAATGAAACTATTAGATATTCAGA GagagacaaacaaacaagtcagTGATTATAAGTTTAAACTGAAGAAGttagaacaagaaaacacaacattacaaagtAAC ttatctCGATTGGAAAGTCAAGTCACGAGGTACAAGTCTGCTGCAGAGAATGGAGAAAAAGTGGAAGATGAACTAAAAGCAGAGAAACGAAAGTTACAGAGAGAG GTTCGAGATGCTCATGCAAGGATCGAAGAGCTTGAAACGGCTAATGCTCATCTACAGAAGAGAATAGACAAGTTGAAATCATCTCGAAATGTTGTTGTTACATAA
- the LOC143234654 gene encoding leucine-rich repeat flightless-interacting protein 2-like isoform X2, translating into MATVGSGRKRATTKLYSVEDQALDQIAREAEARLAARRQARAEAREIRMRELEKQQKEADQQSDKHYEILNEPSRGRTGREGRSSSFVSNTSSYASSRRSSEDISDENTRELKHQLQDLDKKFKKAMISNAQLDNEKSSLTYNVDTLKDEVQEMEENYIQAQKDYKEKSRAYDQLNRYFKEMKEEVEFLKESLKQRDELIEDYGLVLVGGEETLVNGDVNANSSRNTPDSSTPVLLGRAALVSEEAAQILEEGGEGSLDMKLKKLAERKQDLLDEINRMKLDLEEERQKTARMEQITLVHGPHSNGPEMKLLDIQRETNKQVSDYKFKLKKLEQENTTLQSNLSRLESQVTRYKSAAENGEKVEDELKAEKRKLQREVRDAHARIEELETANAHLQKRIDKLKSSRNVVVT; encoded by the exons gCAGAGGCTAGATTAGCTGCACGGAGGCAGGCACGTGCAGAGGCCAGAGAGATCCGAATGCGTGAGTTAGAGAAGCAACAAAAAGAG gCAGACCAGCAGAGTGATAAACACTATGAAATACTCAATGAACCATCACGAGGGAGAACTGGTCGAGAG GGAAGGTCATCATCATTTGTTTCAAATACTTCATCTTATGCAAGCTCTAGACGCAGCAGTGAAGACATAAGTGATGAAAATACTAGAGAGTTAAAG CATCAGTTACAAGATTTAGACAAGAAGTTTAAGAAAGCCATGATCAGTAATGCACAACTTGATAATGAAAAATCATCTCTCACTTACAATGTTGACACTTTGAAAGATGAAGTACAAGAAATGGAAGAAAATTATATTCAGGCACAAAAAGATTATAAAGAGAAGTCCAGG GCATATGATCAGCTAAATAGATACTTCAAAGAAATGAAGGAAgaagttgaatttttaaaagaaagcttAAAACAAAGGGATGAATTAATAGAG GATTATGGACTGGTCTTAGTGGGAGGAGAGGAAACTCTCGTTAATGGAGATGTTAATGCTAACAGTTCTAGGAATACACCAGACAGTTCAACTCCAGTGTTATTGGGCAGAGCTGCCTTAGTTTCTGAAGAAGCTGCCCAGATTTTAGAAGAAGGAGGAGAAGGATCTCTCG ATATGAAGTTGAAAAAACTAGCAGAGAGAAAACAGGATCTGCTAGATGAA ATTAATAGGATGAAACTGGATTTGGAAGAAGAAAGGCAAAAGACAGCTAGAATGGAACAAATTACACTAGTACATGGTCCTCACTCTAATGGTCCTGAAATGAAACTATTAGATATTCAGA GagagacaaacaaacaagtcagTGATTATAAGTTTAAACTGAAGAAGttagaacaagaaaacacaacattacaaagtAAC ttatctCGATTGGAAAGTCAAGTCACGAGGTACAAGTCTGCTGCAGAGAATGGAGAAAAAGTGGAAGATGAACTAAAAGCAGAGAAACGAAAGTTACAGAGAGAG GTTCGAGATGCTCATGCAAGGATCGAAGAGCTTGAAACGGCTAATGCTCATCTACAGAAGAGAATAGACAAGTTGAAATCATCTCGAAATGTTGTTGTTACATAA
- the LOC143234654 gene encoding leucine-rich repeat flightless-interacting protein 2-like isoform X1: MATVGSGRKRATTKLYSVEDQALDQIAREAEARLAARRQARAEAREIRMRELEKQQKEADQQSDKHYEILNEPSRGRTGREGRSSSFVSNTSSYASSRRSSEDISDENTRELKHQLQDLDKKFKKAMISNAQLDNEKSSLTYNVDTLKDEVQEMEENYIQAQKDYKEKSRVRFCKEKSRAYDQLNRYFKEMKEEVEFLKESLKQRDELIEDYGLVLVGGEETLVNGDVNANSSRNTPDSSTPVLLGRAALVSEEAAQILEEGGEGSLDMKLKKLAERKQDLLDEINRMKLDLEEERQKTARMEQITLVHGPHSNGPEMKLLDIQRETNKQVSDYKFKLKKLEQENTTLQSNLSRLESQVTRYKSAAENGEKVEDELKAEKRKLQREVRDAHARIEELETANAHLQKRIDKLKSSRNVVVT, from the exons gCAGAGGCTAGATTAGCTGCACGGAGGCAGGCACGTGCAGAGGCCAGAGAGATCCGAATGCGTGAGTTAGAGAAGCAACAAAAAGAG gCAGACCAGCAGAGTGATAAACACTATGAAATACTCAATGAACCATCACGAGGGAGAACTGGTCGAGAG GGAAGGTCATCATCATTTGTTTCAAATACTTCATCTTATGCAAGCTCTAGACGCAGCAGTGAAGACATAAGTGATGAAAATACTAGAGAGTTAAAG CATCAGTTACAAGATTTAGACAAGAAGTTTAAGAAAGCCATGATCAGTAATGCACAACTTGATAATGAAAAATCATCTCTCACTTACAATGTTGACACTTTGAAAGATGAAGTACAAGAAATGGAAGAAAATTATATTCAGGCACAAAAAGATTATAAAGAGAAGTCCAGGGTAAGGTTTTGTAAAGAGAAGTCCAGG GCATATGATCAGCTAAATAGATACTTCAAAGAAATGAAGGAAgaagttgaatttttaaaagaaagcttAAAACAAAGGGATGAATTAATAGAG GATTATGGACTGGTCTTAGTGGGAGGAGAGGAAACTCTCGTTAATGGAGATGTTAATGCTAACAGTTCTAGGAATACACCAGACAGTTCAACTCCAGTGTTATTGGGCAGAGCTGCCTTAGTTTCTGAAGAAGCTGCCCAGATTTTAGAAGAAGGAGGAGAAGGATCTCTCG ATATGAAGTTGAAAAAACTAGCAGAGAGAAAACAGGATCTGCTAGATGAA ATTAATAGGATGAAACTGGATTTGGAAGAAGAAAGGCAAAAGACAGCTAGAATGGAACAAATTACACTAGTACATGGTCCTCACTCTAATGGTCCTGAAATGAAACTATTAGATATTCAGA GagagacaaacaaacaagtcagTGATTATAAGTTTAAACTGAAGAAGttagaacaagaaaacacaacattacaaagtAAC ttatctCGATTGGAAAGTCAAGTCACGAGGTACAAGTCTGCTGCAGAGAATGGAGAAAAAGTGGAAGATGAACTAAAAGCAGAGAAACGAAAGTTACAGAGAGAG GTTCGAGATGCTCATGCAAGGATCGAAGAGCTTGAAACGGCTAATGCTCATCTACAGAAGAGAATAGACAAGTTGAAATCATCTCGAAATGTTGTTGTTACATAA
- the LOC143234654 gene encoding leucine-rich repeat flightless-interacting protein 2-like isoform X3, which yields MEQLIPAVLYFRNYRNFKAEARLAARRQARAEAREIRMRELEKQQKEADQQSDKHYEILNEPSRGRTGREGRSSSFVSNTSSYASSRRSSEDISDENTRELKHQLQDLDKKFKKAMISNAQLDNEKSSLTYNVDTLKDEVQEMEENYIQAQKDYKEKSRVRFCKEKSRAYDQLNRYFKEMKEEVEFLKESLKQRDELIEDYGLVLVGGEETLVNGDVNANSSRNTPDSSTPVLLGRAALVSEEAAQILEEGGEGSLDMKLKKLAERKQDLLDEINRMKLDLEEERQKTARMEQITLVHGPHSNGPEMKLLDIQRETNKQVSDYKFKLKKLEQENTTLQSNLSRLESQVTRYKSAAENGEKVEDELKAEKRKLQREVRDAHARIEELETANAHLQKRIDKLKSSRNVVVT from the exons gCAGAGGCTAGATTAGCTGCACGGAGGCAGGCACGTGCAGAGGCCAGAGAGATCCGAATGCGTGAGTTAGAGAAGCAACAAAAAGAG gCAGACCAGCAGAGTGATAAACACTATGAAATACTCAATGAACCATCACGAGGGAGAACTGGTCGAGAG GGAAGGTCATCATCATTTGTTTCAAATACTTCATCTTATGCAAGCTCTAGACGCAGCAGTGAAGACATAAGTGATGAAAATACTAGAGAGTTAAAG CATCAGTTACAAGATTTAGACAAGAAGTTTAAGAAAGCCATGATCAGTAATGCACAACTTGATAATGAAAAATCATCTCTCACTTACAATGTTGACACTTTGAAAGATGAAGTACAAGAAATGGAAGAAAATTATATTCAGGCACAAAAAGATTATAAAGAGAAGTCCAGGGTAAGGTTTTGTAAAGAGAAGTCCAGG GCATATGATCAGCTAAATAGATACTTCAAAGAAATGAAGGAAgaagttgaatttttaaaagaaagcttAAAACAAAGGGATGAATTAATAGAG GATTATGGACTGGTCTTAGTGGGAGGAGAGGAAACTCTCGTTAATGGAGATGTTAATGCTAACAGTTCTAGGAATACACCAGACAGTTCAACTCCAGTGTTATTGGGCAGAGCTGCCTTAGTTTCTGAAGAAGCTGCCCAGATTTTAGAAGAAGGAGGAGAAGGATCTCTCG ATATGAAGTTGAAAAAACTAGCAGAGAGAAAACAGGATCTGCTAGATGAA ATTAATAGGATGAAACTGGATTTGGAAGAAGAAAGGCAAAAGACAGCTAGAATGGAACAAATTACACTAGTACATGGTCCTCACTCTAATGGTCCTGAAATGAAACTATTAGATATTCAGA GagagacaaacaaacaagtcagTGATTATAAGTTTAAACTGAAGAAGttagaacaagaaaacacaacattacaaagtAAC ttatctCGATTGGAAAGTCAAGTCACGAGGTACAAGTCTGCTGCAGAGAATGGAGAAAAAGTGGAAGATGAACTAAAAGCAGAGAAACGAAAGTTACAGAGAGAG GTTCGAGATGCTCATGCAAGGATCGAAGAGCTTGAAACGGCTAATGCTCATCTACAGAAGAGAATAGACAAGTTGAAATCATCTCGAAATGTTGTTGTTACATAA
- the LOC143234654 gene encoding leucine-rich repeat flightless-interacting protein 2-like isoform X6: MRELEKQQKEADQQSDKHYEILNEPSRGRTGREGRSSSFVSNTSSYASSRRSSEDISDENTRELKHQLQDLDKKFKKAMISNAQLDNEKSSLTYNVDTLKDEVQEMEENYIQAQKDYKEKSRAYDQLNRYFKEMKEEVEFLKESLKQRDELIEDYGLVLVGGEETLVNGDVNANSSRNTPDSSTPVLLGRAALVSEEAAQILEEGGEGSLDMKLKKLAERKQDLLDEINRMKLDLEEERQKTARMEQITLVHGPHSNGPEMKLLDIQRETNKQVSDYKFKLKKLEQENTTLQSNLSRLESQVTRYKSAAENGEKVEDELKAEKRKLQREVRDAHARIEELETANAHLQKRIDKLKSSRNVVVT, encoded by the exons ATGCGTGAGTTAGAGAAGCAACAAAAAGAG gCAGACCAGCAGAGTGATAAACACTATGAAATACTCAATGAACCATCACGAGGGAGAACTGGTCGAGAG GGAAGGTCATCATCATTTGTTTCAAATACTTCATCTTATGCAAGCTCTAGACGCAGCAGTGAAGACATAAGTGATGAAAATACTAGAGAGTTAAAG CATCAGTTACAAGATTTAGACAAGAAGTTTAAGAAAGCCATGATCAGTAATGCACAACTTGATAATGAAAAATCATCTCTCACTTACAATGTTGACACTTTGAAAGATGAAGTACAAGAAATGGAAGAAAATTATATTCAGGCACAAAAAGATTATAAAGAGAAGTCCAGG GCATATGATCAGCTAAATAGATACTTCAAAGAAATGAAGGAAgaagttgaatttttaaaagaaagcttAAAACAAAGGGATGAATTAATAGAG GATTATGGACTGGTCTTAGTGGGAGGAGAGGAAACTCTCGTTAATGGAGATGTTAATGCTAACAGTTCTAGGAATACACCAGACAGTTCAACTCCAGTGTTATTGGGCAGAGCTGCCTTAGTTTCTGAAGAAGCTGCCCAGATTTTAGAAGAAGGAGGAGAAGGATCTCTCG ATATGAAGTTGAAAAAACTAGCAGAGAGAAAACAGGATCTGCTAGATGAA ATTAATAGGATGAAACTGGATTTGGAAGAAGAAAGGCAAAAGACAGCTAGAATGGAACAAATTACACTAGTACATGGTCCTCACTCTAATGGTCCTGAAATGAAACTATTAGATATTCAGA GagagacaaacaaacaagtcagTGATTATAAGTTTAAACTGAAGAAGttagaacaagaaaacacaacattacaaagtAAC ttatctCGATTGGAAAGTCAAGTCACGAGGTACAAGTCTGCTGCAGAGAATGGAGAAAAAGTGGAAGATGAACTAAAAGCAGAGAAACGAAAGTTACAGAGAGAG GTTCGAGATGCTCATGCAAGGATCGAAGAGCTTGAAACGGCTAATGCTCATCTACAGAAGAGAATAGACAAGTTGAAATCATCTCGAAATGTTGTTGTTACATAA
- the LOC143234654 gene encoding leucine-rich repeat flightless-interacting protein 2-like isoform X5 has product MRELEKQQKEADQQSDKHYEILNEPSRGRTGREGRSSSFVSNTSSYASSRRSSEDISDENTRELKHQLQDLDKKFKKAMISNAQLDNEKSSLTYNVDTLKDEVQEMEENYIQAQKDYKEKSRVRFCKEKSRAYDQLNRYFKEMKEEVEFLKESLKQRDELIEDYGLVLVGGEETLVNGDVNANSSRNTPDSSTPVLLGRAALVSEEAAQILEEGGEGSLDMKLKKLAERKQDLLDEINRMKLDLEEERQKTARMEQITLVHGPHSNGPEMKLLDIQRETNKQVSDYKFKLKKLEQENTTLQSNLSRLESQVTRYKSAAENGEKVEDELKAEKRKLQREVRDAHARIEELETANAHLQKRIDKLKSSRNVVVT; this is encoded by the exons ATGCGTGAGTTAGAGAAGCAACAAAAAGAG gCAGACCAGCAGAGTGATAAACACTATGAAATACTCAATGAACCATCACGAGGGAGAACTGGTCGAGAG GGAAGGTCATCATCATTTGTTTCAAATACTTCATCTTATGCAAGCTCTAGACGCAGCAGTGAAGACATAAGTGATGAAAATACTAGAGAGTTAAAG CATCAGTTACAAGATTTAGACAAGAAGTTTAAGAAAGCCATGATCAGTAATGCACAACTTGATAATGAAAAATCATCTCTCACTTACAATGTTGACACTTTGAAAGATGAAGTACAAGAAATGGAAGAAAATTATATTCAGGCACAAAAAGATTATAAAGAGAAGTCCAGGGTAAGGTTTTGTAAAGAGAAGTCCAGG GCATATGATCAGCTAAATAGATACTTCAAAGAAATGAAGGAAgaagttgaatttttaaaagaaagcttAAAACAAAGGGATGAATTAATAGAG GATTATGGACTGGTCTTAGTGGGAGGAGAGGAAACTCTCGTTAATGGAGATGTTAATGCTAACAGTTCTAGGAATACACCAGACAGTTCAACTCCAGTGTTATTGGGCAGAGCTGCCTTAGTTTCTGAAGAAGCTGCCCAGATTTTAGAAGAAGGAGGAGAAGGATCTCTCG ATATGAAGTTGAAAAAACTAGCAGAGAGAAAACAGGATCTGCTAGATGAA ATTAATAGGATGAAACTGGATTTGGAAGAAGAAAGGCAAAAGACAGCTAGAATGGAACAAATTACACTAGTACATGGTCCTCACTCTAATGGTCCTGAAATGAAACTATTAGATATTCAGA GagagacaaacaaacaagtcagTGATTATAAGTTTAAACTGAAGAAGttagaacaagaaaacacaacattacaaagtAAC ttatctCGATTGGAAAGTCAAGTCACGAGGTACAAGTCTGCTGCAGAGAATGGAGAAAAAGTGGAAGATGAACTAAAAGCAGAGAAACGAAAGTTACAGAGAGAG GTTCGAGATGCTCATGCAAGGATCGAAGAGCTTGAAACGGCTAATGCTCATCTACAGAAGAGAATAGACAAGTTGAAATCATCTCGAAATGTTGTTGTTACATAA